A single window of Shewanella sp. Choline-02u-19 DNA harbors:
- a CDS encoding DUF3334 family protein: MLTTQESVTTDDILRKLCLSVSHVLSSTTNSQITHAGMVQSITRTCLKPDLGCFSIFDGGFSGLVVINFSAPAAIEIYREYMINMGMPESELAFSHTSDEVSNVMGELMNQMLGDFINKISKELQTSISQSQPKMLTINKELTISVDTNLDEAVARRVSFKTQKNHIFYLEFAMDKTEFIKLNDFDADEDFDLDDLLAEHGQGSGSQHSKQVQNKQKDVQMSTSADDLFDELGI; this comes from the coding sequence ATGCTAACAACGCAAGAATCTGTAACAACTGATGACATATTGCGCAAGCTGTGTTTGTCGGTTTCTCACGTGCTTTCTAGCACGACTAATAGTCAGATCACGCACGCTGGAATGGTGCAATCCATCACGCGTACTTGTTTAAAACCTGACTTAGGTTGTTTTTCAATTTTTGACGGTGGTTTCTCCGGATTAGTGGTTATCAATTTTTCAGCGCCAGCAGCAATTGAAATTTACCGCGAATACATGATTAACATGGGAATGCCAGAGTCTGAACTCGCGTTCTCCCATACCTCAGATGAAGTCAGTAATGTGATGGGCGAACTGATGAATCAGATGTTAGGCGATTTCATCAATAAAATAAGTAAAGAACTGCAAACGTCGATTAGTCAAAGTCAGCCAAAAATGTTGACGATTAATAAGGAGCTTACCATTTCGGTTGACACCAACCTCGATGAAGCCGTGGCGAGAAGAGTGTCTTTCAAAACACAAAAAAACCATATCTTTTATCTTGAATTCGCAATGGATAAAACTGAGTTCATTAAGCTAAACGATTTTGATGCCGATGAAGATTTCGACCTAGACGATCTTTTAGCAGAACACGGTCAAGGCAGTGGTTCACAACATTCAAAGCAAGTACAGAATAAGCAAAAAGATGTTCAAATGAGCACCAGTGCAGATGATCTGTTTGATGAATTAGGGATTTAA
- a CDS encoding methyl-accepting chemotaxis protein, translating into MTALLRQLTILQRLILMLMLAAIGTVCFASFSINEQYNNLVTQKWQQNDAQLNTVISVIEAHRMQAANGDISESDAKVESANLISQIHFSDKGHFILLDRDNTILANGASKQTIGNKLASINQQGNDTTLSAIVAAAAINGTAKGQVSFINAQSSQLEDKLVEARYYPAWDWTLITGSYNSEINNVMYSMAFDYVLIMLMISIPIFSFFLLLNLSITAPLKNAIAAMKDIAQGDGDLTKRLPTKGKDEVAELAEAFNLFVIKIADTVAQLQPLGKNLDDDATRLLNAVEESNSSVDHLHQETSSVATAINEMLSTTHEMATNTSQAADAANSVKQQAQLSMEKMDNTLDNTQRLVEELKTSEQITHHLGTSSKQIGSILDVIRGIADQTNLLALNAAIEAARAGAHGRGFAVVADEVRALANRTQDSTNEIQKIITEIQSGVSSVVSSNERTQQQSEQVQSQAKGVGESLAEILDLIAHISDMNTQLASATEEQSLVTEEINRNICSITELTEVSVKANESNRHAAVSLQSISKNSAKTLSQFKVS; encoded by the coding sequence ATGACTGCCCTTTTAAGACAACTAACCATCCTCCAACGACTTATTTTAATGCTCATGCTGGCAGCGATCGGTACCGTTTGTTTTGCCAGTTTTTCGATAAACGAGCAATACAACAACCTTGTTACGCAAAAGTGGCAGCAAAATGATGCGCAGCTAAACACGGTTATCAGTGTTATTGAAGCGCATCGGATGCAAGCGGCTAATGGTGATATTTCTGAAAGTGATGCCAAGGTAGAAAGTGCTAACCTTATCAGCCAGATCCATTTTAGCGATAAAGGCCACTTCATTTTACTTGATAGAGATAACACCATTTTAGCCAATGGCGCGAGTAAGCAAACTATCGGTAACAAACTTGCCAGCATTAACCAGCAAGGTAATGACACCACACTCTCTGCAATCGTTGCTGCTGCTGCAATCAATGGCACAGCCAAAGGCCAAGTCAGCTTTATTAATGCTCAAAGCAGCCAGTTAGAAGATAAGTTGGTTGAGGCTAGGTACTATCCCGCTTGGGATTGGACACTCATTACCGGCAGTTATAATAGCGAGATAAACAATGTCATGTATTCGATGGCATTTGATTACGTGCTTATCATGCTAATGATATCTATTCCCATTTTTTCATTCTTCTTATTGCTTAATCTATCGATTACCGCACCGCTTAAAAATGCGATTGCGGCGATGAAAGATATTGCACAAGGTGACGGTGATCTAACCAAAAGGTTACCCACAAAAGGTAAAGATGAGGTAGCAGAGCTAGCAGAGGCTTTTAATCTGTTTGTGATAAAGATTGCAGATACTGTTGCTCAACTACAACCGCTAGGAAAAAACCTAGATGATGATGCCACACGTTTACTTAATGCCGTAGAGGAGTCAAATAGCAGTGTTGATCATCTCCATCAAGAAACCAGCAGCGTTGCAACTGCAATCAACGAGATGCTATCAACCACCCATGAGATGGCGACCAACACCAGTCAAGCCGCAGACGCCGCAAATAGTGTCAAACAGCAAGCCCAACTCAGCATGGAAAAAATGGATAACACCCTCGATAATACGCAGCGATTAGTCGAAGAGTTAAAAACATCTGAACAGATAACCCACCATCTTGGCACGTCTTCAAAACAGATTGGCAGCATATTAGATGTGATAAGAGGCATCGCCGATCAGACCAACCTGCTTGCGCTTAATGCCGCGATTGAAGCCGCCCGTGCCGGTGCGCACGGCAGAGGATTCGCTGTTGTTGCCGATGAGGTGCGTGCTTTAGCAAACCGAACTCAGGACTCTACCAATGAAATTCAAAAAATCATCACTGAGATCCAATCAGGCGTGAGTTCGGTCGTCTCTAGTAACGAGCGTACACAACAACAATCTGAGCAAGTGCAGAGTCAAGCTAAGGGTGTGGGGGAATCACTAGCTGAAATTTTGGATCTTATTGCTCATATCAGCGATATGAATACCCAGTTAGCCAGCGCAACAGAAGAGCAATCTCTGGTCACGGAAGAGATTAATCGCAATATATGCAGTATTACAGAACTGACTGAAGTGTCAGTAAAGGCCAACGAAAGTAACCGCCATGCCGCAGTGTCATTACAATCGATTAGCAAAAACTCAGCCAAAACATTAAGCCAGTTTAAGGTCAGCTAA
- a CDS encoding ACT domain-containing protein, whose amino-acid sequence MARMTLAIHPQLFTIHSLAPDSIVPSAIFQQDIYFIGKTSEELSVVVISTFEMESLEQENGWRCLEVLGPLGFSMTGILSSVSGALAAEKISIFAISTFDTDYILVKKDTLAEATKALKKKNYQIIEHQSR is encoded by the coding sequence ATGGCACGCATGACCTTAGCGATTCATCCGCAACTTTTTACTATTCATAGCCTTGCTCCTGACAGTATCGTACCGAGTGCGATTTTTCAGCAAGATATCTACTTTATCGGTAAAACGAGCGAAGAACTGTCAGTTGTCGTAATTTCAACATTCGAAATGGAAAGCCTAGAGCAGGAAAACGGTTGGCGCTGTCTTGAAGTATTGGGCCCTTTAGGCTTTTCTATGACAGGCATATTATCGAGCGTATCAGGCGCATTGGCCGCAGAAAAAATTAGTATATTTGCTATCTCTACATTCGATACCGACTATATTCTGGTAAAAAAAGACACCTTGGCCGAAGCCACAAAAGCACTCAAGAAAAAGAACTATCAAATCATTGAACATCAGAGCAGATAA